The Halomicronema hongdechloris C2206 genome includes a window with the following:
- a CDS encoding gamma-glutamylcyclotransferase family protein, which yields MASQSLGDPVTVHHRAQQLSCEQSFYYFAYGSCMCPVDLKRSLGESTHGYVVGPALLPGYRLGFFRRSQRRNCGVLDVIQDAEAQVHGVLYRLPWRLSACLDEREEGYCQQRVTVHCRGRCYPQTRTYTVVDKLYQEIAPNDWYSSVVLRGAWTCGLPEQYCWQLFHHIQRLQQRRSPDVWSRI from the coding sequence ATGGCTTCTCAATCCCTAGGCGATCCAGTCACAGTTCATCACAGGGCTCAGCAGTTGAGCTGTGAGCAGAGTTTTTATTATTTTGCCTATGGATCGTGTATGTGTCCGGTGGACTTGAAGCGATCTCTGGGAGAGTCAACCCATGGCTATGTAGTCGGTCCGGCCCTGTTACCTGGCTACCGATTAGGGTTTTTCCGCCGTTCCCAGCGCCGGAACTGCGGCGTTTTAGACGTGATTCAAGACGCAGAAGCTCAAGTGCATGGGGTATTGTATCGATTGCCTTGGCGCCTCAGTGCCTGCCTAGATGAGCGAGAAGAAGGGTATTGTCAGCAGCGGGTTACGGTTCACTGCCGAGGGCGCTGCTATCCCCAAACCCGCACCTACACGGTGGTCGACAAGTTGTATCAGGAAATCGCCCCCAATGATTGGTATAGCTCGGTGGTGTTACGGGGGGCCTGGACCTGTGGCTTGCCAGAGCAATACTGTTGGCAGCTCTTCCACCATATCCAGCGGCTGCAGCAGCGGCGATCCCCTGATGTCTGGAGCAGGATCTAG
- a CDS encoding carboxypeptidase-like regulatory domain-containing protein: MNYLKGLLLGSVSGIAIAMPAWGHGVDLGYRQTQAVEITATFDSGEPMANAQVAVYAPDDPSQPWLTGTTDEQGRFVFSPDRAEAGTWEVTVRQAGHGDVIAIPVDEDAGATLATTSGHGDLSPLQRWVLAAAVIWGFIGTALFFARGKR; this comes from the coding sequence ATGAACTACCTGAAGGGGCTACTGCTAGGCAGTGTCAGTGGCATCGCCATTGCTATGCCGGCCTGGGGCCATGGGGTTGATCTAGGCTATCGCCAGACCCAGGCGGTGGAAATTACCGCCACCTTTGACTCCGGTGAACCGATGGCCAATGCCCAGGTGGCAGTGTATGCCCCGGATGACCCCAGTCAACCTTGGCTGACTGGCACAACGGACGAGCAAGGGCGGTTTGTGTTTTCGCCGGACAGAGCTGAAGCGGGAACCTGGGAAGTGACGGTCCGCCAGGCTGGCCATGGTGATGTGATTGCGATTCCCGTAGATGAAGACGCTGGTGCGACGTTGGCAACGACGAGTGGCCATGGCGACCTATCGCCTCTGCAGCGGTGGGTCTTGGCTGCAGCGGTGATCTGGGGCTTTATTGGCACCGCCTTATTCTTTGCGAGAGGCAAGCGCTAG
- a CDS encoding DUF3153 domain-containing protein, whose amino-acid sequence MSRAGKPTVLPKLRGGRRWPLLLQIIGLGTLLLLLSGCVRYDVSIQFDRQTRGQIVQHVHLTQRAAAVAADEVALWRQQLQARAQALGGRVRSPSTADMDIVLPFHNGAELTRVFNQFFQPEADWQAVGLPQVATMQAQLSLQQGNWLVAIRNHFVVEVDLRDVPELSPLPETWMSRPWLDLRFAWQTPWGLTVRETTTVPPLSKQDGVAQWRLRPGQVNYLEGIVWVPSWVGIGTLAIATLVALGWGIKYRLRN is encoded by the coding sequence ATGAGCCGGGCCGGAAAGCCAACTGTTTTGCCGAAGCTGAGGGGAGGACGCCGATGGCCCTTGCTGTTGCAGATCATCGGGTTGGGGACGTTGTTGCTGCTGCTCTCTGGCTGTGTTCGCTATGACGTCAGCATTCAGTTTGACCGCCAAACTCGTGGGCAGATTGTTCAACATGTGCACCTAACGCAGCGAGCCGCAGCGGTTGCTGCCGATGAGGTGGCCCTTTGGAGACAACAGTTGCAGGCCCGGGCTCAAGCCCTAGGGGGACGGGTGCGTTCTCCATCGACAGCCGATATGGATATCGTGTTGCCGTTTCACAATGGGGCCGAGTTGACGCGGGTCTTTAATCAGTTTTTTCAGCCAGAGGCCGATTGGCAGGCGGTGGGACTCCCCCAGGTGGCAACGATGCAGGCTCAGTTATCCTTGCAACAGGGAAATTGGCTGGTGGCAATCCGCAATCATTTTGTGGTGGAGGTGGATTTACGGGATGTCCCTGAACTGTCGCCGCTGCCTGAGACATGGATGTCACGCCCTTGGCTGGATTTACGATTTGCCTGGCAAACCCCCTGGGGCCTGACGGTGAGGGAGACGACCACGGTGCCGCCGCTCTCTAAGCAAGACGGGGTGGCCCAGTGGCGATTGCGGCCAGGGCAGGTGAATTATTTGGAGGGGATAGTCTGGGTGCCCAGCTGGGTTGGCATCGGCACCCTTGCGATCGCAACCCTGGTGGCCTTGGGTTGGGGGATAAAATACCGGTTGCGAAACTGA
- a CDS encoding segregation/condensation protein A — translation MALSLAQTAIAFLIDLAEQGEIDPWDVKVIDVIDRFLSTLRSHLPPPVATGRTAHETSLSEAGQGFLYASMLVLLKADTLARAETEPEDLLESDEFFEEDAFAAAPLPRHLENHLHRRAVATPPQRRPVTLNELIEQLETIAAVMAEHPPRARARRVRSQPKRQAVRAIAQLAHQENLSEIAAALETFLDAYWEQLEDSLTWIDFEDLLTLWPQFQPEALKSGHSHTTPEAADIHERVGVFWGLLFLSAQSKVELSQREFYQDLKVRNLKRVPLSEAEEAMPSYGLPD, via the coding sequence ATGGCCCTTTCTCTGGCCCAAACAGCGATCGCATTTCTGATCGATCTGGCCGAACAAGGGGAGATCGATCCCTGGGATGTCAAAGTCATCGATGTCATTGATCGCTTTCTCAGTACCTTGCGATCGCACCTCCCCCCCCCGGTAGCCACGGGTCGAACCGCCCACGAAACCAGTTTGTCGGAAGCGGGTCAAGGCTTTCTCTATGCCTCCATGTTGGTGCTGCTTAAGGCCGATACCCTGGCGCGGGCAGAGACAGAACCCGAGGACCTGTTAGAGTCAGACGAATTCTTCGAAGAGGATGCCTTTGCCGCGGCTCCCCTACCCCGGCATCTAGAAAATCATCTCCACCGGCGAGCCGTGGCCACCCCGCCGCAGCGACGACCGGTGACCCTGAATGAGTTAATCGAGCAGCTCGAGACCATTGCCGCCGTCATGGCAGAACATCCCCCCCGAGCCCGAGCCCGGCGGGTGCGATCGCAACCAAAACGGCAGGCCGTGCGCGCCATTGCTCAGTTAGCCCACCAGGAAAATCTCTCCGAAATTGCCGCCGCCCTAGAGACCTTTCTCGACGCCTACTGGGAGCAGCTAGAAGATAGTCTCACCTGGATCGATTTCGAAGATCTGTTGACCCTATGGCCACAGTTTCAGCCAGAGGCACTAAAATCGGGCCATTCCCACACCACTCCCGAAGCCGCCGACATCCATGAACGGGTGGGGGTATTTTGGGGACTCCTGTTTCTCTCGGCCCAGTCCAAGGTGGAACTTTCCCAACGGGAGTTCTATCAAGATCTCAAGGTTCGTAATTTGAAACGGGTGCCTCTCAGTGAGGCCGAAGAAGCCATGCCATCCTATGGGTTGCCTGATTAG
- the hpsL gene encoding hormogonium polysaccharide biosynthesis protein HpsL: MVRTRKFQMRSHPSRSKVRRVRGRRDSQASAPAPTASDTPEELGPQPLSKREAQARDRAAAKAKRALIQYTVGAIIFSGLVALLVGIFLEPKLGVGALVALLCLTLSFKYPRQAIFAFIIYLPFSGTVTYALGGSSILQLAKDAIYIPALIGVFQFCQRKRQPFILPNSIKAPLAILLTISVMTLLFVNGPQQLASGGSEKPILMGILGLKILLGYLPLIPCIYYLIRNREDLYFLLRVQVVLVIACCALGLLQYLMLKTGQCQGTTGTGEQLFKASLDARCFVGGSLLYSPEHGQIRLPGTFVAPWQWGWFLISSGFFGFGTAFSDRSPFWRLIGLISLVSVAVLAVVSGQRIALIMVPITVVGLLILTGQVANLKRFIPVGIGLGFILTVLMIRNPAIVNERIASFQARWEASPPHEFVMQQLQWAMENQEGILGRGLGRGTNAARIFGETSLIETYHSKLLFEIGPLGILAVLGLYTVLTIATFKAYRSIKDPNLRGYAASMWVFVLFISYFPYYYPLDVDPVNVYYWLAAGITLKLPEIDKQERIRQRLEALAQKRKLSPRELKQLQAQVTAGDFG; the protein is encoded by the coding sequence ATGGTTAGGACCCGCAAGTTTCAGATGCGATCGCACCCTTCCCGGAGCAAGGTCAGACGCGTCCGAGGACGCCGTGACTCCCAAGCGTCAGCCCCGGCGCCAACCGCCAGTGATACCCCAGAAGAGCTAGGGCCACAGCCCCTGTCTAAGCGGGAAGCCCAGGCTCGAGACAGAGCCGCTGCTAAGGCCAAGCGTGCCCTGATTCAATACACCGTCGGGGCTATTATCTTTTCAGGGTTAGTGGCCCTGCTAGTCGGTATCTTCCTAGAACCCAAGCTCGGGGTAGGCGCCCTAGTCGCTCTACTCTGCTTGACCCTATCATTCAAATATCCCCGCCAGGCAATCTTCGCCTTTATCATTTATCTGCCTTTCAGCGGCACCGTTACCTATGCCCTGGGCGGCAGTAGCATTCTGCAGTTAGCCAAGGATGCCATCTACATACCAGCGTTAATCGGCGTATTTCAGTTCTGTCAGCGCAAGCGGCAACCCTTTATTCTTCCCAATTCCATTAAGGCGCCCCTAGCCATCCTGTTAACCATCTCGGTAATGACCCTGCTGTTTGTTAACGGTCCCCAGCAGCTGGCCTCTGGAGGCAGTGAGAAACCCATTCTAATGGGGATTCTGGGACTCAAAATTCTGCTAGGTTATCTGCCATTGATTCCCTGTATTTACTATCTGATTCGCAATCGCGAGGACCTCTACTTTCTATTACGGGTTCAAGTGGTCTTGGTGATTGCTTGCTGTGCCTTGGGGCTGCTTCAGTATTTAATGCTGAAAACCGGTCAATGCCAAGGTACTACCGGCACAGGTGAGCAACTCTTTAAGGCCTCCCTCGATGCCCGTTGCTTTGTTGGGGGCTCATTGCTTTACTCCCCAGAGCATGGGCAAATTCGACTGCCTGGCACCTTTGTGGCTCCCTGGCAGTGGGGATGGTTCTTGATTTCCAGTGGGTTTTTCGGCTTTGGCACCGCCTTCAGCGATCGCTCTCCATTCTGGCGCCTGATTGGCTTGATTTCTCTGGTATCGGTGGCCGTGCTGGCCGTTGTATCAGGGCAACGGATCGCCTTGATCATGGTCCCGATAACGGTGGTTGGCCTCTTAATCTTGACCGGACAAGTGGCCAACTTAAAGCGATTTATTCCCGTGGGAATTGGCCTGGGTTTCATTCTCACGGTGTTGATGATTCGCAACCCCGCCATCGTAAATGAACGAATTGCCAGTTTCCAAGCTCGCTGGGAAGCCTCGCCGCCCCATGAATTTGTGATGCAGCAATTGCAATGGGCCATGGAAAACCAAGAGGGCATTCTAGGCAGGGGCTTAGGCCGTGGCACCAATGCCGCTCGTATCTTTGGTGAGACCAGCTTGATTGAAACCTATCATTCCAAGCTGCTATTTGAAATTGGCCCCTTAGGTATCCTGGCGGTGTTAGGCCTGTACACTGTCTTGACCATAGCCACCTTCAAAGCCTATCGCTCGATCAAGGATCCTAATCTGCGAGGCTATGCTGCCTCCATGTGGGTATTCGTACTCTTCATCAGCTACTTTCCCTATTACTATCCCCTCGATGTCGACCCCGTGAATGTCTATTACTGGTTAGCGGCTGGTATTACCCTGAAATTACCTGAGATCGACAAGCAAGAGCGAATTCGACAACGATTAGAAGCCCTGGCCCAGAAACGAAAATTATCTCCCCGAGAATTGAAGCAGTTGCAGGCCCAAGTGACCGCCGGCGACTTTGGATAA
- a CDS encoding lipopolysaccharide assembly protein LapA domain-containing protein: MRQLNFVVIFVICLALVLFGIENTEPAVIHIVRGVEIEAPLSIELIMAMGVGAVLAWVFSVWVQLQGFFSVNKQMQQREVRIQQLEEDVERYRVELEEQKLMLPASKAAQEEGDNTEAFVQ; this comes from the coding sequence ATGCGGCAGCTGAATTTTGTTGTCATTTTCGTCATCTGTCTGGCCTTGGTTCTGTTCGGCATTGAGAACACCGAACCAGCCGTCATCCACATCGTACGTGGTGTTGAGATTGAGGCTCCCCTATCGATAGAACTAATTATGGCCATGGGGGTGGGGGCCGTCCTAGCTTGGGTCTTTAGCGTCTGGGTGCAATTGCAAGGATTCTTTTCAGTCAACAAACAGATGCAACAGCGAGAGGTGCGCATCCAGCAGCTAGAAGAAGACGTCGAGCGCTATCGGGTGGAACTGGAAGAGCAGAAGTTGATGCTGCCAGCCTCTAAGGCGGCTCAGGAAGAGGGAGACAACACTGAGGCCTTTGTCCAATAG
- the cbiQ gene encoding cobalt ECF transporter T component CbiQ: MAPTLSLDAYTRLESPIHRWQPRLKLVGLVALIFAFAGVRQWVLVLPMVVITLLLYGLSRLPLRFLLQRLHYPGMFILAVVLVLPFASGDTVLWQWGWLSLYWEGVLTMGLVVCRFLAILTTGFILLGTTPFLSLIQALRSLGLPALLADMTLLAYRYLYDIADTLTTMQQAMRLRGLGRSQRKSSWLRLDMRLMRQLASLTGSLLIRSYERSERVYKAMRLRGYGVSTRRPAAGMPSVDGYSYWATALSLMLAATFMVVELRGMGR, from the coding sequence ATGGCACCGACATTATCTTTAGATGCCTATACCCGGCTGGAGTCACCCATTCATCGTTGGCAGCCTCGGTTGAAGCTGGTGGGGTTGGTGGCCCTGATTTTTGCCTTTGCTGGGGTGCGACAGTGGGTCTTAGTCTTGCCCATGGTGGTTATTACCCTACTGCTCTACGGACTGTCCCGGCTGCCGTTGCGATTTTTACTGCAGCGGCTACATTATCCAGGCATGTTTATTTTGGCGGTGGTATTGGTGCTGCCCTTTGCTTCGGGAGATACGGTGCTATGGCAGTGGGGCTGGCTCAGCCTGTATTGGGAGGGAGTACTGACCATGGGGTTGGTGGTTTGCCGGTTTCTGGCCATTTTGACGACGGGCTTTATTTTGTTAGGCACGACGCCGTTTTTGAGTCTAATTCAGGCGCTGCGATCCCTAGGGTTGCCGGCCTTGCTGGCGGATATGACCCTATTGGCCTATCGCTATCTCTATGACATCGCCGATACCCTGACGACGATGCAACAGGCGATGCGATTGCGAGGATTGGGTCGGAGTCAGAGGAAGTCGTCATGGCTGCGGTTAGATATGCGGTTGATGCGGCAGTTGGCGTCGTTGACGGGCAGTCTATTGATCCGCAGCTATGAACGCTCGGAACGGGTCTATAAGGCCATGCGGCTACGGGGCTATGGGGTGTCGACTCGCCGTCCTGCAGCGGGTATGCCCTCGGTTGATGGTTACAGTTATTGGGCCACGGCCCTGTCGTTGATGCTGGCGGCCACGTTTATGGTTGTAGAACTGCGAGGAATGGGCCGATGA
- a CDS encoding energy-coupling factor ABC transporter ATP-binding protein, translating into MSQVSMPPSSLVHTQQARPVAIATEHLSFSYADTPDVLGDVTLTITAGEKVGVIGHNGCGKTTLFMLLCGVLAPSAGTVRLFDQVIQPGQFHPDIGLLFQDPDDQLFSTSVWEDIAFGPNNMNLPEAEVAQRVQQAMQMTGTEPLAQRPPHHLSGGEKQMVAIAGLLAMCPRVLLYDEPTANLDLRSRRRLIHFLQQAPETLLIASHDLEFLLEVCDRILLIDDGQVKADGVPTEVMGDGALMEQHGLEKPHSLIPHVEPHHPCSSQPE; encoded by the coding sequence ATGAGTCAGGTATCGATGCCGCCCTCGTCTCTGGTGCACACTCAGCAGGCTCGTCCGGTTGCGATCGCAACGGAACATCTATCCTTCTCCTACGCCGACACTCCCGATGTTCTCGGCGATGTCACCCTAACCATTACCGCCGGGGAGAAGGTAGGGGTAATCGGCCACAACGGCTGTGGCAAGACCACGCTGTTCATGCTGTTGTGTGGGGTCTTGGCTCCCTCGGCGGGAACGGTGCGTCTCTTCGACCAGGTGATACAGCCGGGGCAGTTCCATCCCGACATTGGTCTGTTGTTTCAAGATCCCGACGATCAGTTGTTCTCTACGTCAGTCTGGGAAGACATCGCCTTTGGCCCCAATAACATGAACTTACCTGAGGCGGAAGTGGCCCAACGGGTGCAGCAGGCCATGCAAATGACCGGCACCGAGCCCCTGGCCCAACGCCCCCCCCACCATCTCTCCGGCGGGGAAAAGCAGATGGTGGCCATTGCCGGCTTGCTGGCCATGTGTCCGCGGGTCTTGCTCTACGATGAGCCGACGGCCAATCTAGATTTACGCAGTCGGCGCCGGTTAATTCACTTTCTGCAGCAGGCCCCAGAAACCCTACTGATTGCATCCCACGATTTAGAATTTCTGCTGGAAGTGTGCGATCGCATCCTCCTAATCGACGATGGCCAAGTAAAGGCTGATGGTGTCCCTACAGAGGTCATGGGAGATGGCGCCTTGATGGAACAGCACGGGCTAGAAAAACCCCACTCCCTGATTCCCCACGTTGAGCCCCACCATCCCTGTTCTTCTCAGCCGGAATAA
- the cbiM gene encoding cobalt transporter CbiM, which translates to MHIPDGILPAQVCAGGYAMTGLATWYALRQINHKPDPTAEIPKGALLTAAFFVASSIYIPIPPASVHLILNGLLGVMLGYFAFPAILIGLFFQAIVLGHGGLTTLGVNAVMMGIPAVLAYHLFRLHDHFDRRLPARWSLAIFAFLGGGLGLGITALSFFTLVVATVPADFDSAAEKTAIVGLLLTHLPLIGIEGVFTALLVLFLQRVKPELLKESP; encoded by the coding sequence GTGCATATTCCCGATGGGATTTTACCGGCTCAGGTGTGTGCGGGAGGCTATGCCATGACTGGCTTGGCTACCTGGTATGCCCTGCGCCAAATTAATCACAAACCCGATCCTACTGCCGAAATCCCCAAAGGGGCTCTGTTGACGGCGGCATTTTTTGTGGCCTCGTCCATCTATATCCCGATTCCGCCTGCCAGTGTGCATCTGATTCTGAACGGGCTGCTGGGAGTGATGCTAGGATATTTTGCCTTCCCGGCGATTTTGATCGGGTTGTTTTTTCAGGCGATTGTCTTGGGCCATGGCGGACTGACGACGCTGGGGGTGAATGCTGTCATGATGGGGATTCCGGCGGTGCTGGCCTATCATCTGTTTCGGTTGCACGATCATTTCGACCGGCGGTTGCCCGCTAGGTGGTCTTTGGCCATCTTTGCTTTTTTGGGGGGGGGCCTGGGGTTAGGCATCACGGCCTTGAGCTTCTTCACTCTAGTCGTGGCGACGGTGCCGGCTGATTTCGATAGCGCGGCAGAAAAGACCGCTATTGTTGGCCTGTTGTTGACTCATCTCCCCTTGATAGGAATTGAGGGGGTATTTACGGCGCTGTTGGTCCTATTCTTGCAGCGGGTCAAACCGGAACTACTGAAGGAATCACCCTAG
- a CDS encoding sugar phosphate nucleotidyltransferase → MKAMILAAGKGTRVRPITYTIPKPMIPILQKPVMEFLLELLRQHGFSQVMVNVSHLANEIEGYFRDGQRFGVELGYSFEGRIVDGQLVGEARGSAGGMRKIQDFYPFFDDTFIVLCGDALIDLNLSEAVRRHQEKGSIATIVMQSVPLKQVPSYGVVVTDDDGRVKSFQEKPKVEEALSTDINTGIYIFEPEIFDYIPSGVEFDIGGDLFPRLVAANAPFYGITMDFEWVDIGKVPDYWQAIQDVLTGKVKLVEIPGNEVCPGVYAGLNVKANWDKVHIEGPVYIGGMTHIEDGATIIGPSMIGPNCCICSGAIVDKSVIFEYSRIGPGVRLVDKLVFGRYCVDKTGASIDMQAAALDWLITDTRQELPAEPPVEHRAIAELLGQKA, encoded by the coding sequence ATGAAAGCCATGATTCTGGCAGCGGGTAAGGGAACTCGCGTCCGCCCGATCACATACACCATTCCCAAGCCCATGATTCCGATTCTGCAGAAGCCAGTGATGGAATTTCTGCTGGAACTTCTGCGCCAGCATGGCTTCAGCCAAGTCATGGTCAATGTCAGTCACCTGGCCAATGAAATCGAGGGCTATTTTCGAGATGGCCAGCGCTTCGGAGTGGAACTGGGCTACTCCTTCGAAGGCCGCATCGTCGATGGTCAGTTAGTAGGGGAAGCGCGGGGCTCTGCCGGCGGCATGCGCAAAATCCAGGATTTCTATCCCTTCTTTGACGACACATTTATTGTGCTCTGCGGCGACGCCCTGATCGACCTCAACCTCAGCGAAGCGGTGCGGCGTCACCAGGAAAAAGGATCAATTGCCACCATTGTGATGCAATCGGTGCCCCTGAAGCAGGTGCCCAGTTACGGGGTAGTGGTGACCGATGACGACGGTCGGGTCAAGTCCTTCCAGGAAAAACCCAAGGTCGAAGAAGCCCTCAGCACCGACATCAATACCGGCATTTACATCTTCGAGCCCGAGATCTTCGACTACATTCCCTCGGGAGTTGAGTTTGATATCGGCGGTGATTTATTCCCGCGCTTGGTGGCGGCCAATGCCCCCTTCTATGGCATCACCATGGACTTTGAGTGGGTTGATATCGGTAAGGTGCCCGATTACTGGCAAGCGATTCAGGATGTGCTGACCGGCAAAGTAAAGCTGGTCGAGATTCCTGGCAATGAGGTTTGCCCGGGTGTCTATGCCGGCCTCAACGTCAAGGCAAACTGGGATAAGGTCCACATCGAAGGTCCGGTGTATATCGGTGGCATGACTCACATTGAAGATGGGGCGACCATCATTGGCCCCAGCATGATCGGCCCCAATTGTTGCATCTGCAGTGGTGCCATTGTCGATAAGAGTGTCATCTTCGAATACTCCCGCATCGGTCCTGGCGTGCGTCTGGTGGATAAGCTGGTGTTTGGCCGCTATTGTGTGGACAAAACCGGAGCGTCCATTGACATGCAAGCCGCCGCCCTAGACTGGCTGATCACTGATACCCGGCAAGAACTCCCGGCTGAACCGCCAGTAGAGCATCGTGCGATCGCAGAGTTGCTGGGGCAGAAAGCCTGA
- a CDS encoding DUF4382 domain-containing protein produces MRQLLRVFLGSLAVATVIQGCASNPGTQEATEPTETTTATTAAAGSGTLTIKANGEDFVRQGFVTKDGWEIQFDHVYVTLAEVTAYQSDPPFDPDSDASIQAQETVKSDAAVTVDLAAGNADAEPIQVTSLEAPAGRYNALSWKMVGDAEGPAGGYPLVLQGTATKAGQTIDFTIQVAEELSFVCGDYVGEERKGMLTATDQADLEATFHFDHLFGDGEAPPDDEINTGALGFEPFAALAESGQVTADSQTLQQELPAAEYEKFMEILPSLGHVGEGHCDETDLAA; encoded by the coding sequence ATGCGGCAATTACTCAGAGTGTTTCTAGGCTCTCTGGCGGTAGCAACGGTGATCCAAGGCTGTGCCAGTAATCCTGGAACGCAGGAGGCAACTGAGCCCACCGAGACCACCACCGCAACTACCGCTGCAGCAGGCAGCGGCACTCTCACCATTAAGGCCAATGGTGAAGACTTTGTGCGGCAAGGGTTTGTCACCAAAGACGGCTGGGAGATCCAGTTCGACCATGTCTATGTCACCCTAGCTGAGGTGACCGCTTACCAGAGTGATCCGCCCTTTGATCCAGACTCAGACGCTAGCATCCAAGCCCAAGAGACCGTTAAGAGTGACGCTGCTGTGACGGTTGACTTGGCAGCAGGGAATGCCGACGCTGAACCAATTCAAGTGACTAGCTTAGAGGCACCGGCTGGTCGCTATAATGCCCTGTCCTGGAAGATGGTCGGCGATGCCGAAGGGCCAGCCGGTGGCTATCCGTTGGTATTGCAGGGCACCGCCACTAAAGCTGGCCAAACCATTGACTTCACGATTCAGGTGGCAGAAGAATTGAGCTTTGTCTGTGGCGACTATGTTGGCGAGGAGCGCAAAGGCATGCTCACAGCCACCGACCAGGCCGATTTAGAAGCCACCTTTCACTTCGATCACCTCTTTGGCGATGGGGAAGCCCCCCCTGACGATGAGATCAATACAGGCGCGCTAGGTTTTGAGCCCTTCGCCGCCCTAGCGGAGTCGGGACAGGTGACGGCCGATAGTCAAACCTTGCAGCAGGAATTACCGGCGGCAGAGTACGAGAAATTTATGGAGATCTTGCCTAGCTTGGGCCATGTCGGTGAAGGCCACTGCGACGAGACTGATTTGGCGGCATGA
- a CDS encoding pentapeptide repeat-containing protein: MTPPSFPEPSSSSQETAATTSGENIPPTPIPDAIDETTSATSTAPPADTTVEPAVLPLPPLSSTAILLLALAALGFGLMTQSNWLVLLGSWVALGSSLRLLLPLLLSFLADLSSQQQTMLIALPGGLLGLLGLMHSLGLNRQLLAWGRTIRWDVVGALGDFVGAFGQILIALLAVYVAWRQYIISRDLTTQQNRITQQQTIDAFFQGISELVLDDEGLLEDWPQERIIAEARTAAILSSVDATGKAKVIRFLSQSKLLTPLRRDRRLGRPILDGMGGYEEDWQHGIRVIDLGAMLASSDLAKTDLRWSDLSDANLVRTNLADCDLVKANLTRTVLYQATLAAADVMGTRFFWGAVDQASPRSRNELPDYITGAYTGAVVEGVDFTRVRRLSEEQRHYCCAWAGEKSRTTIPGGCHAIPNRLGR, encoded by the coding sequence ATGACGCCACCGTCATTTCCTGAGCCTTCCTCGTCGTCTCAAGAGACTGCTGCGACGACGTCTGGGGAAAACATCCCCCCAACCCCGATCCCTGACGCCATCGATGAGACTACCTCGGCAACGAGTACTGCGCCCCCTGCAGACACCACCGTCGAGCCTGCGGTGCTGCCACTGCCGCCCCTATCGTCAACTGCAATCCTGCTCTTAGCATTGGCCGCTTTGGGGTTTGGCCTCATGACTCAGAGTAATTGGCTCGTGCTGCTCGGCTCATGGGTGGCATTGGGGAGTTCCCTGCGGCTGCTATTGCCCTTGTTGCTGTCTTTTCTAGCGGATCTATCTAGCCAGCAACAAACTATGCTAATTGCCCTGCCTGGAGGTCTGCTGGGACTGTTGGGTTTGATGCACAGTCTCGGCCTGAATCGCCAACTCCTGGCCTGGGGACGTACTATCCGCTGGGATGTCGTGGGGGCCCTTGGCGACTTTGTGGGGGCCTTTGGCCAAATCTTAATTGCCCTGCTGGCAGTTTATGTTGCCTGGCGGCAGTACATCATTTCCCGCGACTTAACCACCCAGCAAAACCGCATTACCCAACAGCAGACCATTGATGCCTTCTTCCAGGGCATTTCAGAGCTAGTTCTCGATGATGAGGGCCTTTTAGAGGATTGGCCTCAGGAGCGCATCATTGCCGAAGCGAGGACGGCCGCCATCCTCAGTAGCGTTGATGCCACGGGTAAGGCCAAGGTGATTCGGTTTCTCTCTCAGTCCAAGCTACTCACCCCCCTGCGGCGGGATAGGCGCCTGGGGCGGCCGATTCTAGATGGCATGGGGGGCTATGAGGAAGACTGGCAACACGGCATCCGGGTCATTGATCTGGGAGCGATGCTAGCCAGCAGCGATCTCGCTAAGACAGATTTACGCTGGAGCGATCTCAGTGATGCCAACCTGGTACGCACTAATTTAGCCGACTGTGATCTGGTCAAAGCCAATTTGACCCGGACTGTTCTCTACCAAGCTACCCTAGCCGCAGCCGATGTGATGGGCACTCGATTTTTCTGGGGAGCGGTAGACCAGGCTTCCCCTCGCAGTCGCAACGAACTGCCAGATTACATCACAGGTGCCTACACCGGGGCCGTGGTTGAGGGAGTTGACTTTACCAGGGTGCGGCGCCTGTCGGAGGAGCAGCGTCATTACTGTTGCGCCTGGGCTGGCGAGAAAAGCCGCACCACCATTCCTGGTGGTTGCCATGCCATCCCGAATCGCTTGGGCCGTTGA